AAGGACCACCCACGAGAAGCTCAGATACATGCTTCAAAAGCAAAACTTCCGCCCAGCAGATCTCAATGTATACGGCTCAGGCGATGCATGTCGCCCGGCTAGCTCAATCGGTAGAGCGTGAGACTCTTAAGGAGTTCCTCCGTCAAatctcaaggttgtgggttcgacCCCCACGTCGGGCTCAATTCCCGGCATCGAATGTGCCATATTTTTGCTTATTtcgtctttttctttatttgTACAGCATATGTTTGGTAATTGGCAGTCAGATCTCTGGATCTACAGGAGAATGATATCCACATGGAAGTTGACAAGTGTTTCTCCACACCTTATTTGACTAGGATTGATATTGCTCGTTGCTGACAGCGCAGGCTCGAGATTGTATCTATTGCATATCTCACACCATTGGAAACCCCCAATATATTTCCTGTTGCTGCGGACGTTTGTGGTGCCCGGTCTCGGTAAGCCGATATTTGGTCTGGTATGACTCGAGATAACTTAGGCTGTCTAGTATTCTTCATGATGTGTGCTAATCTGGGATCTCAGGGTCCAGGGGTCTTCTCAGGTAACATTGGaggctggtggaggttgcACTGCATCAGATATGTCTCGGCTGTTGGCAGTTTTGATCGTATACCGTGTATTGTGTTGTCCATTCGGTGAAAAGTGGGCGTTTTCCCATTGGTGTCAGGTGTCACGGAGGCTTCTGTTATGAAACATTGATGCTCAATATTTCGGGAGGGGCTTCGACCCTGGACTGTGAATGTCTTCTGGCACATGGAAATAGAGAGATGGTTAGCCATAACCCCATGGGTGAATTGAACAATATATGGGTGACATTGAGAGATGTGCTAGTGCAATTGAGGTGCTAGGTGATTGATGGTTGAGTTGACCGTGACTGAATCCAAGTCATATATATAGATGAATTCTCATGATGAACTCTGCAGCATGAAGAATGCAAAGAAACGTGAGCTCTGTTAAGGGCTTTTATCACTGTGCTGGGATCAGTTTGGGCTTGCGGTCAGGGATGAAAAACTTTGAGAGCTTCCGACAAATAAAATAAAAGTTAACCTGCGGGccaggccggtggtgattcaCAATAGCCATCAGACTCATCAGTTGTTGAGAGATAGCCGTTTACGCCATCTGCTCCTGCTTTTTCCAGTTGAGAACACTCAGACGACCATGTTTCAGTTGCGCCTTCATTTAGCCACACCGAAGATTACCACAACCACATAAAAGTTCAGAAACTTCACAGAATTTGTTGGCAGCTATCATGAAAAGCCTCAAATCCACTCACAATCTCAACCGGTAAACTCAAGCCCGCATGGCTCAGTGGTAGAGCGCATCACTAGTAATGATGAGGTCGTCAGTTCGATTCTGGCTGTGGGCAGTCAAATTTATCTTTCGCGGTTTCATTTCGCTATTTTTGTCTCCCGTAGCATTGTTTCCCCATTTCTTTGCAAAATCCCAATTCCCAAAACATCAGGCCACATTTTGGTTTCCGGCCCCAGTTGAGCGCTTGTCGCGGGGCGCACAGTTGACCCAAATCTGCGGgacccctcccccgattGATAAGTGTGGCTTGCCAAGGATCCACTAATTCTGGCCCGAATTGGCATCGCTGGCGCGGGGAGCTTGGACCTCTCTGAATGTGGAtatccacccacctcacctgGACCtcacaacccaaccacaactCCACAGTggctccttttttttctggagTGCTTTTTGGGGCTGGTCCTTTTTTGAATCTGTGCTGGTTCCATTTCACTTTGGCAAAGAGTCAAATAAGAAGTCAGATGAGTGGCGCATCGACGGGCACCACCAGGGACCACCGCAATAACTAAGCAGAGAGCGGCGCTAAAAACTGCAGGTGTTTGAACgtctctcctctcttccatTTTCATCACTCTCATACGATCACCTCAGCTATCAACACCTCTTTCTTCAAAGTGCAGGAGatacctcatcatcatcagccagAATACGATAAAAGAGAGCAGCAAAATGTCGTCACCAACATCCGGCAACAGCCCGGTGAGAAGCGGGATGGAGACCCCGCCTACGCCTCACCCCATCTCGGATGAGGTCCTGCGCGCCGTTTACGCGTCAGATATGGAAATGTACCCCGCGGGGCTGTCGTACGACAGACTCTGCAGCTGGGTGGCGGCCTGTCCCGAAATGTCGATATGCTGGTCATCACCCAAGACGGGAATACTCGGTGTGGTTATTGTCTTGCCCATGTTGAGGGAATACTGGGAGGACTTGTTGGTGGGAAAACTGAAGGAGCCTACTGTCGACGCGCATACCATGTTTCCTCACGACAACAAGAGGGAGCAAAAACCACTGGCGGAACATGTTGAGGTGGCAGGGGCCAGGCAGATCGGCAACGGCAAGGCACCAAATGGAAGGATATCTGCCGTGCAGGAGAACGAGGTGCAACAAGAGGTTGGACTGCATGTTTATCACATCGAGCGGTTAGCTGTCGAGCCACCTACCTCGAAGCAGAGGAGGTTTTCAGAGATTGCTATGGAGGAGGTTACGAGacgggcggcggagaagaaggggtggaaggttgTTGGGTTGTCTGGTATGTCTTGCTTTTACCCTCACCTCATATGGCGGATG
This window of the Podospora pseudoanserina strain CBS 124.78 chromosome 3, whole genome shotgun sequence genome carries:
- a CDS encoding hypothetical protein (EggNog:ENOG503P654) translates to MSSPTSGNSPVRSGMETPPTPHPISDEVLRAVYASDMEMYPAGLSYDRLCSWVAACPEMSICWSSPKTGILGVVIVLPMLREYWEDLLVGKLKEPTVDAHTMFPHDNKREQKPLAEHVEVAGARQIGNGKAPNGRISAVQENEVQQEVGLHVYHIERLAVEPPTSKQRRFSEIAMEEVTRRAAEKKGWKVVGLSALVATDGGKRTFQRMGFKNTGYRELFVTKVIRRPSYAAIGIGNSPSIPEDAVDEPEELDMLYIYPEDGAGGKSVSEIIGYGRTVVAMSEMTVKRVSQEEGELPSLLMSSSGNGCALKLSSSI